The genomic segment GTCGATGCGCCGCCAGTTGGCACCATCATCCATCGTGAGCCACAGACGACCGCTTTCCGTGCCGCCCGCCAACATCCCCGGCACCAGCGGCGATTCCGTGAGCATGGTGAGGGCGCCCGTTGGCACCACGGAACGATCAACGCCGGCCGAATCACCCAGCTGCGGACTGACCGCCGTCCACGTGGTGCCGCGATCAGTGGTTTTCAGCACGCGGTTGCCGCCCGCATACAACGTGCGCGGATTGTGCGGAGAAATGAAGAACGGCGTGTACCAGCTGAATCGCAGCGGCGGCGCCCCGCGTGGCAACTGCGGACGAATGTTCTCACTCGAGGGCCCGCCGCTCAGAATGGACGCGCCCGTGATGTCCATGCGCATCATCGCGCCGTTCTGGTGCTCGTAGTACACGAACCGATCGTCGGTGGGATCGGGCAGCGTCACGTAGCTGTCACCGCCGGTCCAGCGATCGAGATACACACTGCGCCACGGATCGGGGACGGCATCATCCAGCGACGCGGTACTGGGTCCAAACAGCGCCGCGTCGTCCTGCGTGCCGGCGAATATGCGATAGGGCGTCTTGTCATCCGTGGCCACGAAATACATCTGCGACACCGGGATGTTGTTGAGGTGCAGCCAGCTGGCGCCGGCGTCGTACGACATGAACAACCCGCCGTCATTTCCCAGCAGCAGGCGGTCGGGGTTGGTCGGGTCGATCACCAGCTCATGATGGTCGAGATGCAACGATCGACCCTCGGTGTCGTGCAGCCGCAAAATGCGATCACCCAGTCGCCGCCAGGTGGCGCCGCCATCAAACGACTCGAACCCCCGATTGCCCATGATGTACACGTGCTGTGCATTGCGCGGGTCCACGCGCACATCGGTGAACTTCCAGCCGTACACACCGAACACCTCATACAAGTCGTCGGTGTTCACCTTGCGCCAATGCTCGCCCAGGTCGGCCGACCGATACACCTCGCCGCCCACGTATGGCCGGTCCTTCACGGTGGTGGGCGCCCGATTGTCGAGGAACAGGTACAGCACGTTGGGCGCGCCCGGTGTCACGTCAACGCCCGATCGCCCCACCACGCCCGTTGGCAATCCTGACGTGATGTGCCGCCAGGTGGCGCCGCCGTCGCGCGATTTGAACAACCCGCCTCGCGTGCCGGCCTCAATCTGCCAGGCCCACGCGTAAAGCGTGTTGGGATCCGACGGATCCATCGCCAGGTCCACCACACCGGTGCTGTCGTCAACGAACAACACGTGCGTCCAATGCACTCCGCCATCCACCGTGCGAAACACGCCGCGTTCCTTGTTGGCAGTCCACTGCCGCCCCATGGCCGCGACGTACACGATGTTGGGATTGGTGGGATGGATCAGCACCTTGGCGATGTGATGCGTCTCGCCGAGTCCCATGTGGGTCCACGAGTCGCCGCCATTGGTGGACTTGAAGACACCTGTGCCCGGATACGCATAGCCGGAGAAGCGCGGCTGCGCCTCACCCGTGCCCACCCACACGGTATTCGGATGACTGCGGGAGACCGCGACATCACCGATCGCGAACGAGCTCTCGTGCTCGAAGATCGGCCGCCAGGTGAGTCCGTTGTTGACCGTCTTCCACAGATTGCCTGACCCGACACCAGCGTAAATCGTGCCGGTGTTGCCGGGCGGAATGGCAATCGCCTCCACGCGCGCGCCGATCTTGACGGGGCCGGCCGCACGCCAGGCAAGTCCGCGATACCACGAATTCTGCGCCAGCGTCTTGTGCGCCGTCCAGGCCGCAGCGCGCTCGGCGGCGCTGGTGGGCTGCGCCGAAAGGGCGACGGGCAGCAGCGCCGCCGCACACATCATCCAAACCGATTGTTTCAGCACGTTGCCCTCGCGCATGCCGCACGCACTCCCTGGTGAAGTTCGCGGTGCCTGACCGCGTTGTCCGAGTATGGTGCGCGCACTCACGCGGCGCCATATGTTGAACGTCCACCGCCAGGGCGCAAACGGGCGGACTCACCTCAGTGCGGAGCCAGGATGAGCAAGTACTTCAGTGGTTTGCAGCGCGGGCTGCAGTCAATGGGCGACGAACCAGACGGAGAGCGCTACGCCGTTGCCGGCATGGCGGTGACGTGCGCCCATTGCTCACACGACCGTTTCGTGGAAGGGCGCGCGCAACTCAACACGGCGGGCATGACCTTTCTCAATCTGGACTGGGCGAATCGTTCGGCTGCGACCTTGACGTGCACCAATTGCGGACGGATTGAGTGGTTCCTCGCCGATCCCGAGGAAACCGCGTGACGCGAACTGACGCCGTGCTGCGATGCGGCTACTTCGCAGCCTGCGCCAACCGCGTCGCCTGCTCAATATCGGTGGCATGGAACTGATATTCCGGCAGCGCCTTCTTCAGCTCAGCGTCCTTGGCACTCAGGAACGTTTTCCACGCTTTGGCTGCCACAGCGGCTTCACCGCGCAACGTCGCGGTGCGCGCCGAGAGGGCCAGCCCGAGCAAGTGATTGGGTGATTTTTGCAAAATCGTGTCAGCCTGCGCTTTCGCGATATCGAGGTTCCCGGTTTCCGACGCCACACGGCCGTAGTCGTAACGCGCATCGGTATCCAGTTCGGCGCCCAATTGCTCGAAGCTGGTGAGCGCCATCGGCGCGAAGAACTGCGCGCTGTCCTTCTTGCCTTCTTCGACGTAGCGCATGATGCGATCGTACAACCGACTGGCGCGCTCACGCGGCGTCATGTTGCTGATATCCGGTGCGGCACCGCCACCACCACCGTTGGCAAACGGTGCCACCAGTGGTGACGCACCCGCCGACCCGCCGGCAGGGGCAGACGGTTCGGCACCCTTACCGACGAAATAGCCGACCACCGACACCAGGATCAGTGCGGCGACACCCCATGGGGCGTACATGGACAGTCGACCGGTAGAACTCGGCGCGGCGCTGGATGACAACGCACTACCCGGAGGGCCGCCAACCGCCGTCCCGCACTCATTGCAGAATCGTGCGCCCGCCGTCAACGCGGCACCACAATTCCCACAGCCACCAACGGAGAGTGCGGCACCGCACTGATTGCAGAACTTGCCCGAGGCGCGAGCGCCACACGAGGGGCATGGGGTCGAGGCCGGATTGCGATTTGTCATTCGGACAAGTTGCTCAACACCCGCGTGCTTGTACACCCCGCCGGGGGACGCGTGCGTGAAAATCAGCCCTTGCGGAGCACGTGCCGCAATCGCAGCTGCTCCTCGCGCTCCCGCTCCTCCAATTGACGGCGGACGGCGCTGATGCTCGCGGTCAACGAGGGGGCCACCCGCTGTTCCAAGGTGCGCAACCGCCGATTGGCCTGCGCCAGGGCTTCGCCCAGGCGGCGCATCCGCTGCTCCCGCGGCGCGGCGTCGATCAGCAGCTCCACCAATCGTTCGAAGCGCTCCGCCGTGTCGGCGGCCGAGGGACCCGTGATGGCCGGCGCCAGACCCCGCGCATCGATGGATCGCGTCACCGGTGACCGGTCGATCACATCGTCGACGGCAATACCCCACACCACCGCCGTGCGGAGCTCGACCTGCGGTTCGTGGCGTGGCATGGCCATCACCCGAAGCCCGTGCGCTCCGTGGATGGCCAACGCATCGGCCAGCGACAGGCTGGCCTGCGTGATCGCTTCCGTCATTTCCGAGCGAAAGGCCACCGCTGGCCGTGCCGCCGCAAACAGTTCGATGACCAGCGCCTCGCGTTTGCGACGCGTCAGCGCCACGCCCCGATGCACGCGCGCCAGTTCGCGCCGAGCGCGCAACAGATTCATGCGGGTGGGTGCCAGACGGCGGGAGGTCATGCGGTCGACTCGGTGATTGGCGTCACTGTCGCTGGCCGCGACGCGTGATGCGCCTTCCATGTGGCGTCAGACAGCCGCAGCAGATCGTCGCGCGGCAACGCGTCCAGCAGACGCCAGCCCACAGTGAACGTCTCGTCCAGCGAGCGACGCGCGTCCTGACCAATGAACTCGCGCTCAAAGGCCTCGGCAAATACCAGCGCGCGTCGATCGCTGGGCGGCAATCCCGACTCGCCGACAATGGCCGCCATCTCGCGTGCCTCCCGCCCGCGCGCGTACGAGGCATACAGCTGATCGCTCCATTCGCGATGCTCGGCACGCGTGCGATCGCTGCCGATGCCGCCACTCATCAGGCGTGACAGCGACGGCAGCACGTCGATCGGCGGCACGACACCGCGTCGATGCAACTCGCGACTGAGCACGATCTGCCCTTCGGTGATGTACCCCGTGAGATCGGGAATCGGGTGCGTGATGTCATCGTCGGGCATGGTCAGAATCGGGATCTGCGTGATCGACCCCGGTTTGCCTTGAATGATGCCGGCGCGTTCGTACAACGAGGCCAGATCGGTGTACATGTAGCCCGGATAGCCGCGACGCCCGGGGATCTCTTCCCGTGCGGTGGCGATTTCACGCAGCGCTTCGCAATAGTGCGTCATGTCGGCCATCACCACCA from the Gemmatimonadaceae bacterium genome contains:
- a CDS encoding DNA-binding protein, whose protein sequence is MGDEPDGERYAVAGMAVTCAHCSHDRFVEGRAQLNTAGMTFLNLDWANRSAATLTCTNCGRIEWFLADPEETA
- a CDS encoding zinc ribbon domain-containing protein, which gives rise to MTNRNPASTPCPSCGARASGKFCNQCGAALSVGGCGNCGAALTAGARFCNECGTAVGGPPGSALSSSAAPSSTGRLSMYAPWGVAALILVSVVGYFVGKGAEPSAPAGGSAGASPLVAPFANGGGGGAAPDISNMTPRERASRLYDRIMRYVEEGKKDSAQFFAPMALTSFEQLGAELDTDARYDYGRVASETGNLDIAKAQADTILQKSPNHLLGLALSARTATLRGEAAVAAKAWKTFLSAKDAELKKALPEYQFHATDIEQATRLAQAAK
- a CDS encoding V-type ATP synthase subunit D, whose protein sequence is MTSRRLAPTRMNLLRARRELARVHRGVALTRRKREALVIELFAAARPAVAFRSEMTEAITQASLSLADALAIHGAHGLRVMAMPRHEPQVELRTAVVWGIAVDDVIDRSPVTRSIDARGLAPAITGPSAADTAERFERLVELLIDAAPREQRMRRLGEALAQANRRLRTLEQRVAPSLTASISAVRRQLEEREREEQLRLRHVLRKG